The following are encoded together in the Adhaeribacter arboris genome:
- a CDS encoding DUF2306 domain-containing protein has product MSNVLNKRHLPSVNQQQVTKFSRMALRWSALLLVATVWISAALFGLYILAFYAAALYEGDTNRWNEVLPGLYEKGSVTTTSGIGLHFATGGIILLLGSIQLVDKIRLRFPAWHRWIGRVYVLSSLLAAVGGLLFILLKGTIGGMVMDLGFGLYGVLMFIAAIETYRHAVVKRLEKHRAWALRLYALAIGSWLYRMDYGFWLLLTDGLGHTPQFTGIFDQIMFFFFTFRTSLLRKLSSAPVITKLLRR; this is encoded by the coding sequence ATGAGCAATGTATTAAATAAGCGCCACCTGCCTTCAGTTAATCAGCAACAAGTAACGAAGTTCAGTAGAATGGCTTTGCGTTGGTCGGCCTTATTGCTGGTGGCTACGGTCTGGATTAGTGCGGCCCTGTTTGGTTTATACATTCTGGCTTTTTACGCGGCCGCGCTCTACGAAGGCGACACTAACCGGTGGAACGAAGTCTTACCGGGTTTATATGAGAAAGGTTCGGTCACCACAACTTCCGGGATTGGTCTACATTTCGCTACCGGCGGGATTATTCTCTTGCTGGGCAGTATTCAGCTAGTGGACAAGATCCGTCTTCGTTTCCCGGCCTGGCACCGCTGGATTGGTCGGGTTTATGTGCTCTCTTCCCTGCTAGCCGCCGTGGGTGGATTACTATTTATCCTGCTCAAAGGAACCATTGGCGGGATGGTAATGGACCTAGGCTTTGGCTTGTATGGGGTGTTGATGTTTATTGCCGCGATTGAAACCTACCGGCACGCCGTCGTTAAGCGTTTGGAGAAACATCGGGCTTGGGCTTTACGCTTGTATGCACTGGCGATTGGCTCGTGGTTATACCGCATGGATTATGGCTTTTGGCTGCTCTTGACGGATGGGCTAGGACATACGCCCCAGTTTACCGGCATCTTTGACCAAATCATGTTTTTCTTTTTTACCTTCCGAACCTCCTTGTTGCGGAAACTTTCATCCGCGCCCGTGATTACCAAGCTTCTTCGACGATGA
- a CDS encoding T9SS type A sorting domain-containing protein, translating to MATNSSAKVHRSLFFWLAASLLLCPGLIQAQTYVGDIFLKSQTEVNDFQYTEVTGTLLINGQSDIINLQPLTRLSKVGSLYIGYNHALGSLAGLENLTSIEGNLTITSHFVLEDLAGLKNLVSVGGKFKLEYNRILTTLAGLESLTSVGELEISFSSITSLTGLKKLTSLKNLSINNNNTLASLAGLENLTSVAGNLNLHYNESLTSLADLENLTYVGRNLEIYNNNNLSNLTGLEKLTTVGQSLYIYSNSSLSSLASLEKLTSLSYLSIFNNPQLSQCCLLLPLIKAANGSAYISGNAANCSSKAEIQTTCAPITIITQPQAATLCAGEKAIFGVEAIGSDLTYQWRKNRDKITGATNPTYLIEAVSPEDAGDYSVEVTGKYYSITSHTATLTVKPALILGTFSAPAAPVAINTNFNVSVPFSGSPVSSATWNWGDGSTSPATSNDNTINGSHKYTKAGTYSPVLTVTDACGQTTSAAYEYVVVYESGAITGAGGFTSPKQAYKANTKLTGAALFGLYARFKSGTNTPEGSTLFAFQAGKVKMAFTSTSYETLTISGTKACYTGKGKINDQGNYGFLVSLLDGRPDKFRIKIWNKDKANQVVYDNNLTSTTDAADPITAIVGFIMIQTSKAAVARISLPGAEITPEKKRSPTFRNYPNPFSDQTTLEFTLENDEEYTLAIYDLAGKLVSQLPNGKAKAGEKVRIDWQAGPYPTGVYLARLSTGKAVQHLKLVME from the coding sequence ATGGCTACCAATAGTAGCGCTAAGGTCCACCGCAGTTTATTTTTCTGGCTAGCGGCCAGTCTGCTACTTTGTCCTGGCCTGATACAAGCTCAAACGTACGTGGGGGATATCTTTTTAAAGAGTCAGACCGAAGTAAATGATTTCCAGTATACCGAAGTAACGGGCACCCTCCTCATTAATGGGCAGTCAGATATTATTAACCTGCAACCGCTGACTAGGCTAAGTAAGGTGGGCTCACTCTATATCGGCTATAATCATGCCTTAGGCAGTTTAGCCGGGCTGGAGAATCTTACCTCCATTGAGGGAAATCTCACCATTACTAGCCACTTTGTGTTGGAAGACCTGGCCGGGCTGAAGAATCTAGTCTCCGTGGGAGGAAAATTTAAATTAGAGTATAATAGAATTTTGACTACCCTAGCGGGGCTGGAGAGTTTAACTTCCGTCGGAGAGCTGGAAATTAGTTTTAGTTCCATCACTAGCTTAACGGGGCTGAAGAAACTGACTTCCTTAAAAAATCTCAGCATTAATAATAACAATACTTTGGCGAGCCTAGCAGGGCTCGAGAATCTTACTTCCGTGGCCGGAAATCTAAACCTTCATTATAACGAAAGTTTAACCAGCCTAGCGGATCTCGAAAACCTGACTTACGTAGGAAGAAACCTCGAAATTTATAATAATAATAACTTAAGCAACTTAACCGGCTTAGAAAAGCTTACTACCGTGGGACAAAGTCTCTATATTTATAGTAACAGTAGTTTGAGCAGCTTAGCCAGTCTGGAAAAACTGACCTCCTTAAGCTACCTTTCTATTTTTAATAACCCTCAACTCTCCCAATGCTGTCTGTTGCTACCGCTTATTAAAGCGGCTAATGGGTCTGCTTATATCTCCGGCAATGCCGCTAACTGTAGCAGTAAAGCGGAAATACAAACCACCTGCGCCCCGATCACTATTATTACGCAGCCTCAAGCGGCTACTCTGTGCGCCGGAGAAAAAGCCATCTTTGGGGTAGAAGCTATCGGTTCCGACCTTACTTATCAATGGCGAAAGAACCGGGACAAGATTACGGGTGCTACCAACCCTACTTATTTAATTGAGGCGGTAAGCCCGGAGGATGCGGGCGATTACTCGGTAGAAGTTACCGGCAAATACTATTCTATTACCTCTCATACTGCTACTCTGACGGTGAAACCGGCCTTAATTTTAGGTACGTTTTCAGCTCCTGCCGCACCAGTCGCAATCAATACCAACTTTAACGTAAGTGTCCCCTTCTCTGGCAGCCCGGTTAGTAGTGCTACCTGGAATTGGGGTGATGGCTCTACTTCTCCGGCCACAAGTAATGACAACACCATCAACGGCAGTCATAAGTATACCAAGGCCGGCACCTATTCTCCTGTTCTCACCGTCACGGATGCCTGCGGTCAAACTACTTCCGCTGCTTACGAGTACGTAGTGGTTTACGAATCGGGTGCTATTACCGGAGCCGGCGGTTTTACTTCCCCCAAGCAAGCCTATAAAGCCAATACCAAGCTTACCGGAGCAGCCTTGTTTGGTTTATATGCTCGCTTTAAGAGTGGCACCAACACCCCTGAAGGCAGCACCTTATTTGCCTTCCAAGCCGGCAAAGTAAAAATGGCTTTCACCAGTACCAGCTACGAAACCTTAACGATTTCGGGTACCAAGGCCTGCTACACCGGTAAAGGTAAGATTAATGACCAGGGTAATTACGGCTTCCTCGTTTCGCTCCTGGATGGCCGACCCGACAAGTTCCGTATTAAAATCTGGAACAAAGACAAAGCTAACCAGGTGGTATATGATAATAATCTAACTAGTACCACCGATGCGGCTGACCCCATTACTGCTATTGTTGGATTCATTATGATTCAAACTAGCAAAGCCGCCGTGGCCCGGATAAGTTTACCCGGAGCAGAAATAACCCCAGAAAAGAAACGCTCCCCTACTTTCCGTAACTACCCCAATCCGTTTTCTGATCAGACTACCCTGGAGTTTACTTTGGAAAACGATGAAGAGTATACTTTAGCCATTTACGATTTAGCGGGCAAGTTGGTGAGCCAGTTGCCCAATGGTAAAGCTAAAGCCGGTGAAAAAGTACGGATAGATTGGCAAGCCGGTCCGTACCCCACAGGCGTGTACCTGGCCCGATTAAGCACGGGTAAAGCGGTGCAGCATCTTAAGTTAGTGATGGAGTAA
- a CDS encoding cupin domain-containing protein codes for MTEDNPPILVNPGEGKEIIVGSSKLFLKLSSPATANTFSITEYELPPGFPGPPAHQHQVFEHAWYVLEGALTVQLADKTAVLTRGSFIFIPKRIVHAFANDSASTVKVLVVDTPGGFENYYEDLQATFSQGQAINHQKMQEIQLKYDTYPPDYIF; via the coding sequence ATGACAGAAGATAATCCACCGATACTAGTAAATCCTGGAGAAGGAAAAGAAATAATCGTAGGTAGTTCTAAACTCTTTCTCAAGTTATCTAGTCCGGCTACGGCTAATACATTTTCCATTACCGAATATGAATTACCTCCCGGCTTTCCAGGTCCGCCAGCGCATCAGCACCAAGTATTTGAACATGCCTGGTATGTTTTAGAAGGCGCGCTTACCGTTCAGCTAGCGGATAAAACCGCGGTATTAACCAGAGGCAGTTTTATTTTCATTCCCAAGAGGATCGTCCATGCTTTTGCCAATGATAGTGCTTCCACGGTAAAAGTATTAGTGGTGGATACGCCCGGTGGGTTTGAAAACTACTACGAGGACTTGCAAGCCACTTTTAGCCAAGGACAAGCTATCAATCACCAAAAGATGCAGGAAATACAACTAAAATACGATACCTATCCTCCGGATTATATATTTTAA
- a CDS encoding cupin domain-containing protein, with the protein MKRIIVNPCLKETIIFVKTAAETKREVTELIITLSPGGGNPLHYHTSYSETFTPLQGALGLELKNKKQVILQPGKSHLVKKGEVHRFFNPGDQEIRFRNEVSPGHTGFENTLRILAALASDGLYSTKNVPKSFTHLAICGMMSDMRLPGLMSLTLPLLKLMAIRAKKKGIEQQLLDKYCS; encoded by the coding sequence ATGAAAAGAATCATTGTTAATCCCTGTCTGAAAGAAACAATCATTTTTGTGAAAACCGCCGCCGAGACTAAGAGGGAAGTAACCGAACTAATCATTACTTTGTCGCCGGGCGGCGGCAATCCCTTGCATTATCATACTTCCTACTCGGAAACCTTTACGCCTCTGCAAGGAGCTTTAGGATTAGAATTAAAAAACAAGAAACAGGTAATCCTCCAACCGGGTAAATCCCACTTAGTGAAGAAAGGAGAAGTCCACCGTTTTTTCAATCCCGGCGATCAGGAAATCCGCTTCCGCAACGAAGTGTCTCCCGGCCATACTGGCTTTGAAAATACCTTACGAATTTTAGCCGCATTAGCTTCGGATGGCTTGTACTCTACCAAAAATGTTCCTAAAAGTTTTACCCATTTAGCCATTTGCGGCATGATGAGCGATATGCGTTTACCTGGTTTAATGTCTTTGACCCTCCCGCTTTTAAAGCTCATGGCTATTAGGGCTAAAAAGAAAGGAATAGAACAACAGTTGTTGGATAAGTACTGCTCCTAA
- a CDS encoding malate:quinone oxidoreductase, with protein sequence MTNNDNLPDANPDVILIGAGIMSATLAMMIKVLEPDVTVEIFERLDVAAAESSDAWNNAGTGHSAFCELNYTPEKPDGSIDTSKAVSIAESFEISKQFWAFLIQNNLINLPETFIRRIPHMSFVWGENNVEYLRKRHAALTRCPLFKGMAYSEDTTQLAEWMPLIMAGRDPGQRVAATRMEIGTDVNFGALTRSMFDYLKDQEGVKIHFHHEVRKLRKTEDGRWQIKVKDLATEEKRKLRARFVFIGAGGGSLPLLEKSEIPEGKGFGGFPVSGQWLVCTNPEIINRHQAKVYGKAAVGSPPMSVPHLDTRIINGEKALLFGPYAGFSTKFLKQGSYFDLPLSIKANNLRPMLIAGIKNIPLTRYLINQVRQSPADRLAALQEFVPQARMEDWKLETAGQRVQVIKKDAQKGGVLEFGTEVVSAADGSIAALLGASPGASTAVSIMLSLLQRCFPERFNTEKAQSKIKQMIPSFGESLSKNEDLLHEIRSMTSEVLGIKESEPVQI encoded by the coding sequence ATGACAAACAACGATAATTTACCTGATGCCAATCCGGATGTAATTTTAATCGGGGCCGGAATAATGAGTGCCACTTTAGCCATGATGATTAAAGTGCTGGAACCCGATGTAACCGTAGAAATATTTGAAAGGTTAGATGTAGCCGCCGCCGAAAGTTCCGATGCCTGGAACAATGCGGGTACCGGGCACTCGGCCTTTTGCGAGTTAAATTATACTCCCGAAAAACCTGATGGCTCCATTGATACCTCTAAAGCAGTATCCATTGCCGAATCCTTCGAAATTTCGAAACAATTCTGGGCTTTCCTGATTCAGAATAATTTAATTAACCTGCCCGAAACCTTTATTCGCCGGATTCCGCACATGAGCTTTGTCTGGGGCGAAAACAACGTGGAATACTTAAGAAAACGCCACGCGGCACTTACCCGTTGTCCATTGTTTAAAGGTATGGCCTATTCGGAGGATACTACTCAATTAGCCGAGTGGATGCCGTTAATAATGGCAGGCCGCGACCCGGGCCAAAGAGTAGCCGCCACCCGCATGGAAATCGGGACTGACGTAAACTTCGGCGCTCTTACCCGCTCCATGTTCGATTATTTAAAAGACCAGGAGGGGGTTAAAATTCATTTCCACCACGAGGTACGCAAGCTGCGCAAAACCGAAGACGGCCGGTGGCAGATAAAAGTAAAAGATTTAGCAACCGAAGAAAAAAGGAAACTGCGCGCCCGTTTTGTGTTTATCGGGGCGGGCGGTGGTTCGTTGCCTTTACTTGAAAAATCAGAAATTCCGGAAGGAAAAGGTTTTGGTGGTTTCCCAGTAAGTGGCCAATGGCTGGTATGTACGAATCCAGAAATTATTAACCGTCACCAGGCTAAAGTATACGGCAAAGCAGCGGTTGGCTCGCCGCCCATGTCGGTACCGCACCTCGATACCCGGATAATTAACGGCGAGAAAGCTTTGTTGTTTGGTCCTTACGCGGGCTTTAGCACCAAGTTTTTAAAGCAAGGTTCTTACTTTGATTTACCTTTATCGATTAAAGCCAATAATTTACGACCTATGCTCATTGCCGGTATAAAAAATATTCCGCTTACCCGTTACTTAATTAACCAGGTACGGCAATCGCCGGCGGATAGGTTGGCTGCTTTGCAGGAATTTGTACCGCAAGCCCGCATGGAAGACTGGAAACTGGAAACTGCGGGTCAAAGAGTGCAGGTAATTAAAAAAGACGCGCAAAAAGGAGGTGTGCTGGAGTTTGGTACTGAAGTAGTAAGCGCCGCTGATGGTTCTATTGCCGCTTTGTTAGGAGCTTCACCGGGTGCCTCCACCGCGGTTTCTATCATGCTCAGTTTGCTGCAACGTTGTTTCCCAGAGCGTTTTAATACGGAAAAAGCGCAAAGCAAAATCAAACAAATGATACCATCGTTCGGGGAATCGCTCAGCAAAAACGAAGATTTATTACACGAAATCCGGAGCATGACCAGCGAAGTACTGGGAATTAAAGAATCCGAACCAGTTCAAATCTGA
- a CDS encoding SgcJ/EcaC family oxidoreductase codes for MKVNYAQIVLILAITLSAAITEAQVDSSAKETIQHIIQQETEAWNKGDAKGYSRYFASDGTFTNILGMFFTGKEEFKKRHQQIFTGIFRGTAMKQNIVSLKFVRPEVALVETLTWTSGFSKAGLPPGMHSDTKGRLRTRLLQVKVKETGRWKVVSYHNVEVNPVVLLPEPQ; via the coding sequence ATGAAAGTAAATTACGCTCAGATCGTTCTGATTTTGGCCATTACGCTGTCCGCCGCCATCACCGAAGCCCAAGTTGATTCTTCAGCTAAAGAAACTATCCAACATATTATTCAGCAAGAAACAGAAGCTTGGAACAAAGGCGATGCGAAAGGCTATTCCCGCTACTTTGCCTCAGATGGCACTTTTACCAATATTCTGGGTATGTTCTTTACCGGGAAAGAAGAATTTAAAAAAAGGCACCAACAAATATTTACCGGCATCTTTCGGGGAACAGCAATGAAACAAAATATTGTTTCACTCAAGTTTGTTCGTCCGGAGGTGGCCCTAGTAGAAACGCTTACCTGGACTTCGGGATTCTCCAAAGCTGGTCTTCCCCCCGGCATGCACTCGGATACAAAAGGACGTTTGCGGACTCGTTTATTACAAGTAAAGGTAAAAGAGACAGGCCGGTGGAAAGTTGTTAGTTACCACAATGTAGAGGTAAACCCGGTAGTACTTCTACCAGAGCCGCAATGA